One genomic segment of Ignavibacteriota bacterium includes these proteins:
- a CDS encoding NarK/NasA family nitrate transporter yields the protein MIENSIKKSYQILFVNTFAFMICFAAWTINGVLVTFLVETGTYNWNSVQVGWLLGLPILSGSIFRFPVGMLTDKYGGRIVFSALLFFCSIPMFLLSVANSFEVFAFLSFLFGLTGASFASGIAFTSLWFTKDKQGTALGIFGVGNIGTALTVLFAPSLLEILTENNTFIEGWRTLPKIYSVILAFTGILFVVFTQNKFPNKRKSFKELFDPLKNIRPWRFGLYYFLVFGCFVAFSQWLIPYYVNAYYLPLVTAGFLTSLFSVPAGLFRALGGWLSDMFGARKVMYGVFGASIILSFLLIFPRMEIYSPGYGVIANRDGKITRVEENFIEIDGTKVEFMKKGVKPHHENNNMIVLPKIESWQEPVVSIGKVVKRKELIARGVTRIFFQANVWIFTGLVFLIGIAWGIGMGGVYKFIPEYFPNEVGVVGGAIGVLGGLGGFFFPIVFGYTFTLTGIWTSSWFLVLVLSIICFSWFTSVVTKMLNSNLPELTSKFESAG from the coding sequence ATGATCGAAAATTCAATTAAGAAATCATATCAAATTTTGTTTGTAAATACGTTTGCATTTATGATTTGTTTTGCTGCATGGACAATAAACGGCGTATTAGTAACATTCCTTGTGGAAACTGGAACATATAATTGGAATAGTGTTCAGGTGGGTTGGTTACTTGGGCTTCCAATTTTATCTGGTTCTATATTTAGATTTCCCGTTGGAATGTTGACAGACAAGTATGGAGGAAGAATTGTATTCAGCGCATTGCTGTTCTTTTGCAGCATCCCAATGTTTCTATTAAGTGTTGCAAACAGTTTTGAAGTGTTTGCGTTTCTAAGCTTTCTTTTTGGACTTACTGGCGCTAGCTTTGCAAGTGGAATTGCTTTTACTTCTTTATGGTTTACCAAAGACAAACAGGGAACTGCATTAGGAATTTTTGGAGTGGGTAATATTGGAACCGCTTTAACAGTACTATTTGCCCCAAGTCTTTTAGAGATATTGACTGAAAATAATACTTTCATTGAAGGTTGGAGAACGTTACCAAAAATTTATTCGGTGATCTTAGCTTTTACTGGTATTCTTTTCGTTGTTTTTACACAAAACAAATTTCCGAATAAAAGGAAATCATTTAAAGAATTATTCGATCCATTAAAAAATATACGGCCATGGAGATTTGGTTTGTATTATTTTTTAGTATTTGGGTGTTTTGTAGCTTTTTCTCAATGGCTTATTCCATATTACGTCAATGCTTATTATCTTCCGCTAGTTACAGCTGGTTTTTTAACATCTCTCTTTAGTGTTCCAGCAGGGCTATTCCGAGCACTTGGGGGTTGGCTCTCTGATATGTTTGGTGCGCGAAAAGTAATGTATGGTGTATTCGGAGCATCAATTATTTTATCTTTTCTTTTAATTTTTCCAAGAATGGAAATCTATTCGCCAGGATATGGGGTAATTGCAAATAGAGATGGTAAGATAACAAGGGTAGAAGAAAACTTTATTGAAATAGATGGAACCAAAGTTGAGTTTATGAAAAAAGGTGTTAAGCCCCATCATGAAAATAATAATATGATAGTTTTACCAAAAATTGAATCGTGGCAGGAACCAGTTGTTTCAATTGGAAAAGTAGTCAAGAGAAAGGAACTTATTGCTAGGGGAGTTACAAGAATTTTCTTCCAGGCAAATGTTTGGATTTTTACTGGATTAGTTTTTTTAATAGGGATTGCGTGGGGAATTGGAATGGGAGGTGTTTACAAGTTCATTCCGGAGTATTTTCCAAATGAAGTTGGTGTAGTTGGTGGTGCTATTGGAGTTCTAGGCGGTTTGGGTGGATTCTTCTTCCCGATCGTTTTTGGATATACTTTTACTCTCACAGGAATATGGACTTCAAGTTGGTTTCTTGTTTTAGTTCTATCAATTATTTGTTTTAGTTGGTTTACTTCAGTTGTTACAAAAATGCTTAATAGTAATTTACCGGAACTTACAAGTAAGTTTGAATCAGCAGGTTAA
- a CDS encoding DoxX family membrane protein yields MNTYLSLKKWFEKNIDTAFSLIRIFVGFALFVRGIILFVEPSVFTKLTGSDQWYWWYSYVIVIHIIGGVLLGIGLLTRLSALLQIPVLLGAILLFHLKEGLARVEQSLELSTLVLVLLVIFFLFGSGILSVDSYLEKRKVKPY; encoded by the coding sequence ATGAATACATATCTTTCGTTAAAAAAATGGTTTGAAAAAAATATAGATACAGCTTTTTCTCTAATACGAATATTTGTGGGTTTTGCTCTATTTGTACGGGGAATAATACTTTTTGTTGAACCTTCGGTTTTTACAAAATTGACTGGATCAGATCAATGGTATTGGTGGTATTCCTATGTAATTGTAATACATATAATTGGTGGAGTGTTATTAGGAATAGGTTTATTAACTCGTTTATCTGCTTTACTTCAAATTCCAGTTTTATTAGGTGCAATTTTATTATTCCATTTAAAAGAAGGATTAGCACGCGTTGAACAATCTCTTGAACTTTCAACATTAGTTTTGGTGCTTTTAGTGATTTTCTTTCTGTTTGGTTCTGGAATTCTATCAGTTGATTCTTACTTAGAAAAAAGAAAAGTAAAACCATATTAG
- the narI gene encoding respiratory nitrate reductase subunit gamma, whose product MNIFNIIFFIVLPYAALLLFFVGTIYKYKATKFKFSSLSSQFLETRKLYWGSVPFHWGILFLFFGHLTAFLFPSSILAWNQMPARLIILEISAFTGGILTLVGLSNLFYRRISDARLRKVTNIMDIILELLLLSQIFFGLWVAYSNRWGSSWFATILSPYLRSIFTFYPNIDAVAMLPFIVQLHIIIAFFIFLIIPFTRLVHLLVFPLSYLWRPYQKVIWNWDRKNVRNPKSSWNINKPKNN is encoded by the coding sequence ATGAATATATTTAATATTATTTTTTTTATTGTTTTACCATACGCAGCTCTGTTGCTGTTTTTTGTTGGAACAATCTATAAATATAAAGCGACAAAGTTTAAATTCTCATCGTTATCGTCTCAATTTTTGGAAACAAGAAAATTATACTGGGGATCTGTACCTTTTCATTGGGGGATTTTGTTTTTATTCTTTGGACACTTAACAGCATTTTTATTTCCATCTTCAATTTTAGCTTGGAATCAAATGCCCGCAAGATTGATAATCCTTGAAATATCAGCTTTCACTGGGGGAATACTTACACTAGTCGGCTTAAGTAATTTATTTTATAGAAGAATATCAGATGCCCGATTGAGAAAAGTTACTAATATTATGGACATCATTTTAGAATTACTATTATTATCTCAAATATTTTTTGGACTTTGGGTTGCTTATTCTAATAGATGGGGTTCGTCTTGGTTCGCCACTATACTTTCACCGTATCTAAGATCAATATTTACTTTTTATCCTAATATAGATGCAGTTGCAATGCTTCCTTTTATAGTTCAGCTACACATAATAATTGCATTTTTTATTTTTTTGATAATTCCATTTACTCGTTTGGTACATTTACTTGTTTTTCCATTAAGTTATTTATGGCGACCTTATCAAAAAGTTATTTGGAACTGGGACAGAAAGAATGTTAGAAATCCCAAATCAAGTTGGAATATAAATAAACCTAAAAATAATTAA